In one Pasteuria penetrans genomic region, the following are encoded:
- a CDS encoding transposase, with protein sequence MASQRCNTIPNDYETEEIEQRETYLQNRLLSMVGTKQPSDIEFVFILLGLFFTEYASLYRKRYSGYHNTIGRPCIHILTPLIFDIIKEFLRCSDRMLIIQIPREGPLFEALGGKEGRPLMGERTLYESRNRLNVYEETEGYNVKEQFYSDFTQFLMGIVGMDPSIYRMDSTLIDSCIRKLSRNMLIFLVIRISVRTMAKLALPLPSEWEIFLQPDCGMADVNEAQAYSYRSLLLLPADHPTDKMKRRATLLEICLALKHFGNQYKEFQSAPVHILLQRVIGEQTEGVEQEGQKKLMVRSTSPSGSLQSPFDPDAQCRIKGKQLCRGYVCNLVEARDEVKGLSILTHVNTQGALHSDKDFGVDYISNHAPEDNKTLYFDGGYNCHEVREAAKERTIDIHPTDMLGRKENPSKKRVSGFKRGKDGKIHRCPGGKTPDSSTYQPGEKGKGKIVARFHEGTCGGCKFAEQCAAKPLKRGERVLRTTDQSYSTAEQRDKMEQPGYKEKGNRRAAVEGVCSSMKNRFQAAKMKVRGKTRVARAMMAKGSAYNLSQAVRYLQKKIRKIRIRSPITT encoded by the coding sequence ATGGCTTCCCAACGTTGTAACACAATACCCAATGACTACGAAACAGAGGAAATAGAACAAAGGGAAACTTACTTGCAGAATCGTCTATTATCCATGGTGGGTACGAAACAACCTTCTGATATAGAATTTGTTTTCATCCTCCTTGGCCTGTTCTTCACCGAATATGCATCCTTATATAGGAAGAGATACAGTGGTTACCACAATACCATTGGGAGGCCATGCATACATATACTCACACCATTGATTTTCGACATAATCAAGGAGTTTTTACGGTGTAGCGACCGTATGCTGATCATTCAAATTCCACGCGAAGGCCCTCTCTTTGAGGCATTGGGTGGTAAAGAAGGTAGACCACTTATGGGTGAAAGAACACTATATGAGAGTCGAAATCGCCTCAATGTCTATGAGGAAACCGAAGGCTATAATGTGAAGGAACAGTTCTACTCCGACTTCACCCAATTTTTGATGGGGATCGTGGGCATGGATCCCAGTATTTATCGGATGGATTCAACCCTTATCGACAGCTGTATCAGGAAACTGAGCCGCAATATGTTGATTTTCTTGGTGATTAGGATTTCGGTTCGTACGATGGCCAAACTTGCCCTACCTCTTCCTTCCGAATGGGAGATCTTCTTGCAACCAGATTGCGGGATGGCCGATGTGAACGAAGCCCAGGCCTATTCTTATAGGTCCCTCCTCCTTCTACCAGCAGATCACCCAACGGACAAGATGAAACGGAGGGCAACACTGCTAGAGATTTGCCTAGCCCTCAAACACTTTGGGAACCAGTACAAGGAGTTTCAATCCGCCCCAGTCCATATACTGTTGCAAAGGGTGATAGGAGAGCAGACAGAGGGAGTGGAACAGGAAGGGCAAAAGAAACTCATGGTGCGTTCCACCTCGCCATCAGGCAGTCTGCAAAGCCCCTTTGATCCAGACGCCCAATGTCGTATCAAGGGTAAGCAATTGTGTAGAGGGTATGTTTGTAACCTTGTCGAGGCTCGTGATGAGGTGAAGGGATTGAGTATACTCACCCATGTAAATACCCAAGGGGCACTTCACTCCGATAAGGATTTTGGAGTTGACTATATATCCAACCATGCACCAGAGGACAACAAGACCTTGTATTTCGACGGAGGGTACAACTGCCATGAGGTAAGGGAGGCGGCTAAAGAACGTACTATCGATATACACCCAACCGATATGTTGGGAAGAAAGGAAAATCCCAGTAAAAAAAGGGTAAGCGGGTTCAAGAGAGGAAAGGATGGAAAGATCCATCGGTGTCCTGGTGGCAAGACCCCCGACTCATCCACGTACCAACCCGGAGAGAAGGGCAAGGGTAAGATAGTGGCCCGCTTCCATGAGGGGACTTGCGGGGGATGTAAATTTGCCGAGCAATGTGCAGCCAAACCTCTGAAGAGGGGGGAAAGGGTCCTGCGCACCACAGATCAGTCCTATTCAACGGCGGAACAACGAGACAAAATGGAGCAACCGGGGTACAAAGAGAAGGGTAATCGTCGTGCGGCTGTGGAGGGGGTTTGTTCTTCTATGAAGAACCGTTTTCAGGCGGCCAAAATGAAGGTGCGTGGTAAGACGAGGGTGGCACGGGCCATGATGGCAAAAGGATCTGCTTATAATTTATCCCAGGCCGTTCGTTATCTTCAAAAGAAGATCAGGAAGATAAGGATAAGATCACCCATAACTACATAG
- a CDS encoding RluA family pseudouridine synthase, producing the protein MDPIQKRKDCIVIKSGCWEWMVGAAEEGQGRLDRALTHFEPSWSRTQVQSWIDAGRVLVDGLQARASQRVRPGMRIVVSIPPAVPSRLQPEDVPLDVRYEDDDVLVVNKPAGMVVHPAPGHYEGTLVNALLAHCGDSLRGVGGECRPGIVHRLDKDTSGLLVVAKHDTAHRLMTQQLRDRRVKRMYWALVQGRIPRETGRVDAPIARDPLDRKRFRVLNKGKRSITHYVVEKRFAYATLVRCRLETGRTHQIRVHCKYMGFPILGDPVYGPRKSRYHLDLPGQALHAGELGFHHPRTGEWTEVGMGLSVGMEQSIAMLEGVP; encoded by the coding sequence ATGGATCCTATTCAAAAGAGGAAGGATTGCATTGTGATCAAATCCGGGTGTTGGGAATGGATGGTAGGTGCAGCGGAGGAAGGGCAAGGTCGTTTGGATAGGGCATTGACTCATTTTGAGCCTAGCTGGTCACGTACGCAGGTACAGTCTTGGATTGATGCGGGTAGAGTACTTGTGGACGGGTTGCAGGCCAGGGCGAGCCAGCGGGTGCGCCCTGGTATGCGCATTGTTGTTTCTATTCCCCCTGCTGTTCCTAGTCGTTTGCAACCTGAGGACGTACCTCTGGACGTTCGCTATGAGGATGACGATGTTTTGGTGGTCAATAAGCCGGCGGGAATGGTGGTTCATCCTGCACCTGGACATTATGAGGGTACCCTGGTAAACGCCTTACTGGCTCATTGTGGCGATAGTTTACGTGGTGTAGGGGGGGAGTGTCGTCCAGGTATTGTCCATCGCCTCGACAAGGATACCTCGGGTTTGTTGGTGGTGGCCAAACATGATACGGCGCATCGTCTCATGACCCAGCAATTGCGCGATCGTAGGGTGAAACGTATGTATTGGGCCCTGGTACAGGGACGGATCCCACGGGAGACAGGTAGGGTAGATGCTCCTATTGCCCGTGATCCCCTGGATAGGAAGCGTTTTCGTGTCCTCAACAAGGGGAAACGTTCCATCACACACTATGTAGTAGAGAAGCGCTTTGCCTATGCTACTTTGGTGCGGTGTCGATTGGAGACAGGGAGAACCCATCAGATCCGTGTTCATTGTAAGTATATGGGTTTCCCCATTCTGGGGGATCCCGTGTATGGTCCACGTAAGTCTCGATACCATCTTGATTTACCGGGACAGGCTTTACATGCTGGGGAGTTGGGTTTTCATCATCCCCGAACGGGTGAGTGGACGGAGGTGGGAATGGGTTTATCTGTTGGGATGGAGCAATCGATAGCTATGTTGGAGGGAGTACCCTAG
- the lspA gene encoding signal peptidase II: MGSWYGRRVVPVFPFHYRMETQNQGGRKKPNVIHKKILTIEDGVAMGMLAEKNRPYGFLLVLFSIMAGILAVDQWSKAWVVQEMDRNSSWPVIEDFLHITRHYNYGAAFGVLQKQKWLIVLVSVVVLSFLLYFLPKWSRKDPLQGVAAALLTGGGIGNLIDRIRFDAVVDFFQFRFFIKDFPSSIFNVADVAIVTGLGIFLWILFKRGRIAL, from the coding sequence ATGGGATCATGGTATGGTAGGCGGGTAGTTCCCGTTTTCCCGTTCCATTACCGGATGGAAACCCAGAACCAAGGTGGACGGAAGAAACCCAATGTCATTCATAAAAAGATATTAACAATAGAGGATGGGGTCGCAATGGGTATGTTGGCAGAGAAAAATAGACCCTACGGTTTTCTATTAGTACTTTTTTCTATCATGGCTGGTATTCTTGCAGTGGATCAATGGAGTAAGGCTTGGGTTGTGCAGGAGATGGACAGGAATTCATCCTGGCCCGTCATTGAAGATTTTCTTCACATCACGCGCCATTACAATTACGGTGCGGCGTTCGGTGTTTTACAAAAACAGAAGTGGTTGATTGTTTTGGTATCGGTGGTAGTTCTATCCTTTCTCTTGTATTTCCTGCCTAAGTGGTCCCGAAAGGATCCACTTCAGGGGGTAGCAGCTGCTCTTTTGACTGGGGGAGGAATAGGAAATTTGATCGATCGTATACGGTTTGATGCAGTGGTGGACTTTTTTCAATTCCGTTTCTTTATTAAGGATTTTCCTTCCTCCATTTTCAATGTGGCTGATGTAGCCATTGTCACCGGTTTGGGGATATTTTTATGGATCCTATTCAAAAGAGGAAGGATTGCATTGTGA
- the ileS gene encoding isoleucine--tRNA ligase, with the protein MIQRINARESARSREDRILQLWREEGTFVAAMKNRAHRPRFVIYEGPPGANGEPHIGHVLARVIKDFVGRYQTMRGYYVYPKAGWDTHGLPVELGVEKAKKLDGREAIEAYGVDTFIQDCRENVFRYKESWHKLTEAIGYWVDLENPYITLDPDYIESVWNALAKIHQKGLLQQGHRVSPYCPRCQTTLSSHEVSQGYKEVRDPSIIVSFPLVDKPHISLLAWTTTPWTLPSHVALAVNPTIEYVRIARQQNQYILAADLVDTLFGNEDYQIVERYRGRDLEGLTYQAPFPYQGTQQTTPAYRVIASSFVTATSGTGIVHMAPAHGEEDERAARENELPVLQLVDSRGRYREEVTDFAGRFVKDCDEEIIKKLHRAGRIVHSGHHEHSYPFCWRCDTPLLYMATTSWFIRTTAIKERLQAYNEQIRWLPSHVQKGRFGNFIDNLVDWNISRDRFWGTPLNVWICTSCDALFVPDSFSSLEKRMTKTPPPRPWDPHKPGIDSIEVSCPHCEGHMRRTPEVIDVWFDSGSMPFAQYHLPFSEDPEGREQYPADFICEGIDQTRGWFFSLLTISALLEVPPAYKTVLATGLVLDKRGQKMSKSKGNTVDPWSIINEYGADPFRWSLYANGSPWQEKRFSDTSVAEAKSQIIDTLVNAHSFFSLYAELDQFAPPTTPDPSPHWMDRWMISRLHTTTQEVIRILRGYDLCSAAKQLAKLIDDMSNWYIRCSRPRFWDTGMSEDKRSAFTTLHSTLVTLSRLLAPFLPFVTETIHRNLTDGKSVHQTDYPSYDPIQCDPSLEKEMARTRTIVELGRQLRNETGIPTRQPLASLKIHGRAIRIGQEAGELLKQELNVKKVAEVTNDELPTMLKPRLQLHLPTAGPIYGKSTTILRKHLQELPSDEAWNMVQNEGGTCTLSNGVTCTLSKEQFTVTMEPLSQWAMVHHPKENIFVFMDTTITMELRGEGWIRNIIRQIQNLRKEMSLPLEARINLELTTEDRELYRALQENQELLEKGILLKKLTLRNERAEESQKSRHYQVSERNYSILISQEK; encoded by the coding sequence ATGATTCAACGCATCAACGCACGTGAGAGTGCCCGTTCACGCGAGGATCGTATCCTGCAGCTTTGGCGGGAAGAAGGAACCTTTGTAGCCGCTATGAAAAATCGTGCCCATCGCCCCCGTTTTGTGATATACGAAGGTCCCCCTGGCGCAAATGGAGAACCCCACATTGGCCATGTTTTGGCCCGCGTGATCAAGGATTTTGTTGGACGTTACCAAACCATGCGTGGATACTACGTGTACCCTAAGGCGGGTTGGGATACACATGGCCTCCCAGTGGAATTAGGTGTGGAAAAAGCCAAAAAATTGGATGGGAGGGAGGCTATTGAGGCCTATGGTGTCGATACATTCATTCAAGACTGTCGTGAAAATGTCTTCCGGTACAAGGAGTCCTGGCACAAACTAACCGAGGCTATCGGTTATTGGGTCGATTTGGAAAATCCCTATATCACACTGGATCCAGATTACATCGAGAGTGTTTGGAACGCCCTCGCTAAAATACACCAAAAGGGCCTTCTACAGCAAGGACACCGGGTGAGTCCTTACTGCCCACGCTGCCAAACAACGCTGAGTTCCCATGAAGTCTCTCAGGGATACAAAGAAGTACGGGACCCCTCCATTATCGTTTCTTTCCCCCTTGTCGACAAACCCCATATCTCCCTTCTTGCTTGGACCACTACGCCATGGACGCTACCATCCCACGTAGCCCTTGCAGTGAATCCCACCATAGAATACGTACGGATAGCCCGGCAACAGAATCAATACATTCTCGCTGCGGACCTGGTGGATACCCTCTTTGGAAATGAGGACTATCAAATTGTGGAACGCTATCGGGGAAGGGACCTAGAGGGTCTAACCTACCAAGCCCCCTTTCCCTACCAGGGGACACAGCAAACCACACCTGCCTATCGAGTGATAGCTTCTTCCTTCGTTACCGCAACCAGTGGAACAGGGATTGTCCACATGGCCCCCGCGCATGGTGAAGAGGACGAACGTGCGGCCCGTGAAAATGAGTTGCCTGTACTACAATTGGTAGATTCTAGAGGCCGATACCGGGAGGAAGTTACCGATTTTGCAGGCAGATTTGTCAAAGACTGTGATGAAGAAATTATAAAAAAATTACATAGGGCGGGACGTATCGTTCATTCTGGCCACCATGAACATAGCTATCCCTTCTGCTGGCGTTGTGACACGCCCCTCCTGTACATGGCCACAACAAGCTGGTTTATTCGAACCACAGCCATCAAGGAACGCCTACAAGCCTACAATGAACAGATCCGCTGGCTACCCAGCCATGTTCAAAAGGGACGTTTTGGAAACTTCATCGACAACCTCGTCGATTGGAATATCAGTCGTGACCGCTTTTGGGGAACACCACTCAATGTCTGGATCTGTACATCCTGCGATGCTCTCTTCGTTCCCGACAGCTTCTCTTCCCTAGAAAAACGGATGACAAAAACCCCACCACCACGGCCCTGGGATCCTCATAAACCAGGGATCGATTCTATCGAGGTATCCTGTCCTCATTGCGAGGGGCATATGCGCCGCACCCCCGAGGTCATTGATGTCTGGTTCGACAGCGGTTCTATGCCCTTTGCACAATACCATCTTCCTTTTTCTGAGGACCCTGAGGGCCGGGAGCAATACCCCGCTGACTTCATCTGTGAAGGAATCGACCAAACCCGTGGCTGGTTCTTTAGTTTGCTCACTATATCCGCTCTACTAGAAGTTCCACCCGCATACAAAACAGTACTAGCCACCGGTCTTGTCCTAGATAAAAGGGGACAAAAAATGTCAAAAAGTAAGGGGAATACCGTGGATCCATGGTCCATTATCAATGAATACGGCGCGGATCCCTTCCGGTGGTCGCTTTATGCTAATGGCTCCCCTTGGCAGGAAAAACGCTTCTCCGATACCTCTGTGGCAGAGGCCAAATCCCAGATCATTGATACCCTTGTCAACGCACATTCCTTCTTTTCTCTCTATGCGGAATTGGATCAATTCGCACCTCCCACCACACCAGACCCATCCCCACACTGGATGGATCGCTGGATGATCTCACGTCTCCATACAACCACGCAGGAGGTAATCCGCATTTTACGGGGTTATGACCTATGCTCCGCTGCCAAACAATTAGCCAAATTGATTGACGATATGAGCAACTGGTACATCCGCTGTTCTCGCCCACGTTTCTGGGATACTGGCATGTCGGAAGACAAACGATCTGCTTTCACCACTCTTCACTCCACCTTGGTTACACTGAGCCGTCTCCTGGCACCCTTTCTTCCCTTTGTTACAGAAACCATTCATAGAAACCTAACCGATGGGAAGAGCGTTCATCAGACCGACTACCCCAGCTATGATCCCATCCAGTGTGATCCCTCCCTGGAAAAAGAAATGGCAAGGACACGCACCATTGTAGAGCTAGGTCGCCAACTTCGGAACGAAACAGGGATCCCCACACGACAACCCTTAGCTAGTTTGAAGATACATGGAAGAGCGATAAGGATAGGACAGGAAGCGGGTGAACTCCTAAAGCAGGAACTCAACGTAAAAAAAGTAGCGGAGGTAACGAATGATGAGCTCCCTACTATGCTAAAACCCCGCTTACAATTGCACTTACCTACAGCAGGACCCATCTATGGGAAATCTACCACCATACTGCGGAAACACCTACAAGAATTGCCATCGGATGAGGCCTGGAACATGGTACAAAATGAAGGGGGAACCTGTACATTGTCCAATGGCGTCACCTGCACTCTATCGAAGGAACAGTTTACGGTCACCATGGAACCCCTATCCCAATGGGCCATGGTTCATCACCCGAAGGAAAATATCTTCGTATTCATGGACACTACGATCACAATGGAATTACGAGGAGAAGGATGGATCCGAAATATCATCCGCCAGATCCAAAACTTACGTAAAGAAATGTCCCTACCTTTGGAGGCCCGCATCAATCTGGAATTAACGACAGAGGACAGAGAGCTTTATCGTGCCCTCCAGGAGAACCAAGAATTGCTAGAAAAAGGTATCCTCCTGAAAAAACTTACCCTCCGCAATGAACGAGCAGAGGAATCACAGAAATCGCGCCATTACCAAGTGTCGGAAAGGAATTATAGCATTCTGATTTCACAGGAAAAATAG
- a CDS encoding transposase, whose product MTHPNSLKMVINFHFLFVYLSVILFRKNCETAYAVGIRICEDYKEVAPKTVKVLRKGLRDITIHLGHDLTHQKSNRSTNILENLNGNLKRITNKARCYPDDRAAYRISTLFCLRDHQKWQETTDQRIA is encoded by the coding sequence TTGACCCATCCTAATTCATTAAAAATGGTAATTAATTTCCATTTTCTTTTTGTTTATCTTTCTGTTATACTGTTCCGTAAAAATTGTGAAACGGCCTATGCAGTTGGCATAAGGATATGCGAGGATTATAAAGAAGTGGCCCCGAAAACGGTAAAAGTATTGCGAAAGGGCCTGCGAGATATCACCATCCACCTCGGACACGACCTTACCCATCAGAAGTCGAATCGGAGTACCAACATCCTGGAGAATTTAAACGGTAATTTAAAACGCATTACGAACAAAGCCCGCTGCTATCCTGATGACAGGGCTGCTTATCGAATATCCACCCTCTTCTGTCTCCGTGATCACCAAAAATGGCAGGAAACAACGGACCAGAGGATAGCATGA